A genomic stretch from Methylophilus medardicus includes:
- a CDS encoding YchE family NAAT transporter — MTEYAYLLKVAIALIAIVNPIGSLPIFISATSGWSKAERARTARTVAITVMIVLCVSAFFGELILDFFGITIPSFQVGGGILLLLISISMMHGKQSATRQTAEEAQDLAEREVIAIVPLSIPLLAGPGAISSMILTAQQHPGLWGHLSLMLPIAVIALFIWGLLLLADGITHYLGKIGINIVTRLMGLILAAMSVEFIAHGLTGLFPQLAG; from the coding sequence ATGACTGAATACGCCTATCTGCTTAAAGTGGCCATTGCCTTGATCGCTATTGTTAACCCCATCGGCAGTTTGCCGATTTTTATTAGCGCGACCAGCGGCTGGAGCAAAGCAGAGCGTGCACGCACAGCACGGACAGTCGCCATTACCGTCATGATTGTGCTGTGCGTCTCGGCTTTTTTTGGCGAGCTAATTCTGGATTTTTTTGGCATTACGATCCCCTCGTTTCAAGTGGGTGGTGGTATTTTACTATTGCTGATTTCGATTTCGATGATGCATGGCAAACAAAGTGCTACGCGTCAAACGGCCGAAGAAGCGCAAGATCTGGCGGAGCGCGAAGTGATTGCCATTGTGCCGCTCAGCATCCCCTTGCTGGCCGGGCCGGGCGCCATCTCCAGCATGATCTTGACCGCGCAGCAGCATCCCGGGCTGTGGGGCCATCTCAGCTTGATGCTACCCATTGCGGTCATCGCTCTGTTTATTTGGGGCTTGTTACTGTTGGCCGATGGCATTACCCATTATCTAGGCAAAATCGGCATTAATATCGTGACACGCTTGATGGGTTTGATTTTGGCGGCGATGTCAGTAGAGTTTATTGCACATGGCTTGACGGGCTTGTTTCCGCAATTAGCGGGATAA